A genome region from Pseudomonas sp. S06B 330 includes the following:
- a CDS encoding methionine ABC transporter permease — translation MWTERLLQGVLDTLLMVGVSSLIALLAGIPLAVILVTSGKGGIFEAPTLNRVLGAFVNLFRSIPFLILMVALIPFTRLIVGTTYGVWAAVVPLTIAATPFFARIAEVSLREVDHGLIEAAQAMGCRRWHIVWHVLLPEALPGIVGGFTITLVTMINSSAMAGAIGAGGLGDIAYRYGYQRFDSQIMLTVIVMLVVLVALIQLGGDRLAKGLNKR, via the coding sequence ATGTGGACTGAGCGCCTGCTGCAAGGAGTACTCGATACCCTGCTGATGGTCGGGGTGTCATCATTGATCGCCTTGTTGGCCGGAATACCGTTGGCGGTCATCCTCGTTACCAGCGGCAAGGGTGGAATCTTCGAAGCCCCCACCCTGAACCGGGTGCTTGGTGCCTTCGTCAACCTGTTCCGCTCGATCCCGTTTCTGATCCTGATGGTCGCACTGATCCCCTTCACACGCTTGATCGTCGGTACCACCTATGGCGTCTGGGCGGCTGTGGTGCCGCTGACCATTGCCGCCACGCCGTTCTTCGCGAGAATTGCCGAAGTCAGCTTGCGTGAAGTCGACCATGGCCTGATCGAAGCCGCCCAGGCCATGGGCTGCCGACGCTGGCATATCGTCTGGCACGTGTTGCTGCCCGAAGCCCTGCCGGGCATCGTCGGCGGCTTCACCATCACCCTGGTGACCATGATCAACTCCTCAGCCATGGCCGGTGCCATCGGTGCGGGTGGGTTGGGCGACATCGCTTACCGTTACGGCTACCAGCGCTTCGACAGCCAGATCATGCTCACCGTGATTGTCATGCTGGTGGTACTGGTAGCCTTGATTCAGCTGGGCGGGGATCGCTTGGCCAAAGGCCTGAACAAACGCTGA